In Capsicum annuum cultivar UCD-10X-F1 chromosome 7, UCD10Xv1.1, whole genome shotgun sequence, one genomic interval encodes:
- the LOC107877618 gene encoding ubiquitin carboxyl-terminal hydrolase 23, with product MGEAAIDRMEENLGREFEDNSSSSLFHRKIEFHLARKPYNGFISGKNNGGFQLETLNPNTETRRENGTVVGVGKKGGNGGDGAMIESSGMDPEVSFGIAFRKIMRIGAGLQNLGNTCFLNSVLQCLTYTEPLAAYLESGKHQSSCRMAGFCVLCAIQKHVSRALQATGKILAPKDLVSNLRCISRNFRNARQEDAHEYMVNLLESMHKCCLPSGVPSESPSAYEKSLVHKIFGGRLRSQVQCMQCKFCSDKFDPFLDLSLEILKADSLYKALGHFTAGELLDGGQRQYQCQQCKQKVKATKRLTIDKAPHVLTIHLKRFGSHVPGQKINKNIHYGSTLDLKHFVSDTYGGEMKYTLYGVLVHAGWSTHSGHYYCFVRTSSGNWYSLDDNQVVQVSERKVLEQKAYMLFYVRDKKSPVPKKSVDVARNDNVITNGLGNKMYSNNSQRFKDTAENGFHVKNVDPLSGAKDQRETLSAEVSKGTSIKDPALAKVNGAIVSGSSSLGGAIQPETLLKVPETGDGVKDLSVVEASDGPSSTKANPDVPVSNGIHRLDNEGKQRCENSTPPPDNGDVIVKDLTCSAAIPFGSSIVKNVQDASTPEKPLNVDLHKQVECSKADTNSRVVKDISNGGLGVSAVEVNNDVGQRKPGAETVEVVNQPAVTSSTEKEAIGKTCLKAKKKSFKSRVAKMHLSFMILDPVLGLKRKKKPKRMKHESGKRKRSNPSSLDERNVSSDLGPSTSKLSHTLISSSKCSQRKKSKVGSDEKVSRLDTKTAGHNVSLLRNTVDDARIVNNGTVLANDKQPQKSSSLTSVGNQGGDNRRSTDAKETKVVATQKGLLDMLTRGLESRIARWDDVEGPSLNGVEAQNGNCVTIGYIGDEWDEEYDRGKRKKVRSSKIEFGGPNLFQEIASKKAKVKKARLERSSSANQPFRI from the exons ATGGGTGAAGCTGCAATTGATAGAATGGAGGAGAATTTGGGGAGAGAATTTGAGGATAATTCATCGTCATCATTGTTTCATAGGAAGATTGAGTTTCATTTAGCGAGGAAGCCGTATAATGGTTTTATAAGTGGGAAGAACAATGGTGGGTTTCAGCTTGAAACACTGAACCCGAATACGGAGACTAGGAGAGAAAATGGGACAGTTGTAGGTGTTGGGAAAAAGGGTGGCAATGGCGGTGATGGGGCGATGATTGAGAGTAGTGGGATGGATCCGGAAGTGAGCTTTGGCATTGCTTTCAGAAAGATCATGAGAATT GGAGCCGGCTTGCAGAATCTTGGGAATACCTGCTTCCTCAATTCAGTATTACAGTGTCTGACATACACTGAGCCATTAGCAGCATATTTGGAAAGTGGGAAACATCAAAGTTCCT GTCGTATGGCTGGTTTTTGTGTTTTGTGCGCCATCCAAAAGCACGTGAGTCGTGCTTTGCAGGCAACTGGGAAAATACTGGCGCCCAAGGATCTTGTGTCAAACTTGCGAT GCATATCCCGGAATTTTCGAAATGCGAGACAGGAGGATGCACATGAATACATGGTGAATCTGCTTGAGTCGATGCATAAATGTTGCTTACCTTCAGGAGTGCCAAGTGAATCCCCCAGTGCTTATGAGAAAAGTTTGGTTCATAAGATATTTGGTGGGCGTCTTCGCAGTCAG GTGCAGTGCATGCAGTGTAAATTTTGCTCTGACAAGTTTGATCCATTTCTGGATTTAAGTCTAGAAATCTTAAAGGCAGATTCACTATACAAGGCACTTGGCCATTTCACTGCCGGAGAGTTATTAGATGGTGGTCAGAGGCAGTACCAGTGTCAGCAGTGCAAACAAAAAGTGAAGGCTACCAAACGGTTAACAATTGACAAGGCACCTCATGTCCTAACCATCCATTTGAAGAGATTCGGTTCGCATGTCCCTGGGCAAAAGATTAATAAGAATATCCACTATGGGTCTACTTTAGACTTGAAGCATTTCGTATCTGATACATAT GGTGGTGAAATGAAGTACACTCTCTATGGTGTGCTGGTTCATGCCGGTTGGAGCACCCATTCTGGTCATTATTATTGCTTTGTTCGCACTTCAAGTGGAAATTGGTACTCCCTCGATGACAATCAG GTGGTTCAAGTGAGTGAGAGAAAGGTGTTGGAGCAGAAGGCATACATGTTGTTCTATGTTCGGGATAAGAAATCTCCTGTGCCTAAGAAGTCGGTAGATGTTGCCCGCAATGATAATGTGATTACTAATGGCTTAGGAAATAAAATGTATTCTAATAACAGCCAGAGATTTAAGGATACTGCAGAAAATGGGTTTCATGTGAAGAATGTGGATCCCTTATCTGGCGCCAAAGATCAAAGGGAGACATTAAGTGCCGAAGTTTCAAAGGGAACTTCAATAAAGGATCCGGCACTCGCAAAGGTTAATGGTGCAATAGTTAGTGGATCGTCTTCTCTTGGAGGGGCTATACAGCCAGAAACTTTGTTGAAAGTTCCAGAAACAGGTGACGGAGTAAAGGATCTTTCTGTTGTAGAAGCAAGCGATGGACCATCCTCGACTAAAGCTAATCCAGATGTTCCAGTCTCCAATGgaattcatagacttgataatGAGGGGAAACAAAGATGCGAAAACTCTACCCCACCACCTGATAATGGTGATGTAATCGTCAAAGATCTGACTTGTTCTGCTGCAATACCATTTGGCTCTAGCATCGTAAAAAATGTCCAAGATGCAAGTACTCCTGAAAAGCCATTGAACGTAGATCTCCACAAACAAGTGGAATGCAGCAAGGCAGACACCAACTCGCGAGtg GTAAAAGACATCTCCAATGGTGGTTTAGGTGTATCGGCTGTTGAAGTTAATAATGATGTTGGACAGAGAAAACCAGGTGCTGAAACAGTTGAAGTAGTGAACCAACCAGCTGTGACTAGCTCGACAGAAAAGGAAGCTATTGGCAAGACATGCTTGAAAGCCAAAAAGAAGTCTTTCAAGAGCCGTGTCGCTAAGATGCATCTCAGTTTTATGATCTTAGATCCGGTCTTGGgactgaaaagaaagaaaaaacccAAACGAATGAAACATGAAAGTGGAAAGAGAAAGCGTAGCAATCCCAGTTCCTTGGATGAGCGTAATGTCTCCTCTGATCTTGGGCCATCTACATCCAAGCTATCCCATACTTTGATATCTTCTTCAAAATGTTCTCAAAGAAAGAAGTCAAAAGTTGGTTCCGATGAGAAAGTTTCCAGATTAGATACGAAAACTGCCGGACACAATGTAAGTCTGCTGAGGAATACAGTTGATGATGCAAGGATTGTGAACAACGGCACTGTTTTAGCAAATGATAAGCAACCACAAAAAAGTTCTAGCTTGACGTCAGTAGGAAATCAAGGTGGTGACAATAGACGGTCCACGGATGCTAAAGAGACTAAAGTAGTTGCAACACAGAAAGGTCTGTTGGATATGCTTACCAGAGGTTTGGAGTCGCGCA TTGCTCGTTGGGATGACGTGGAAGGTCCTTCCTTGAATGGTGTAGAAGCACAGAATGGAAATTGTGTCACCATCGGGTATATTGGGGATGAGTG GGATGAGGAATACGACAGAGGTAAGAGGAAGAAGGTTAGGAGCTCCAAAATTGAATTTGGCGGACCAAACCTTTTCCAAGAAATCGCAAGCAAAAAGGCAAAGGTAAAGAAAGCGAGGCTAGAGCGCTCAAGCTCAGCAAACCAGCCGTTCAGGATATAA